Genomic segment of Populus trichocarpa isolate Nisqually-1 chromosome 12, P.trichocarpa_v4.1, whole genome shotgun sequence:
AAAATAAAGAGTGCTAGGGTGGATTCTGTCTTTAACGTTCTCCTTAATTACAAGTTTTTCATGTAAGTTTACTTGTAATCCATAAATTTAATCCACAGGTCTAAGTGAGTGGATCCAAAGACGAAGCTGAAGCTCGAATTGGTATAGCAGCGTTGGACAGGCCAAGGGGATCATGACCCAGAGAGGATTTCTCACCTGGTGAAGCAGTTTCTCTCAAGTCCAAACCTGCAGGCATGCAGAAATTTACAAGGCACGTAAACAGTACAAGATGAAGTGTAGAATTGACCATTCCATGTATATATAGTAGCTAGAATGGCAACAGTTGTCCCTACCACTAACAATTACttgaaatcaaagaaagaaattaacaaatacCACCGCCATAATCGCTCTCTTTGATCTTCTCTTTTTACTTAGTCTCTTCACATCCAGCAAATCCGCTCGTACAAGACTTGTTCAGCATGAAAATGTTTACTTTTTACCCATTTCAGTTTAAACAGCAACTACAACAATCACACGTCTCTCTATCTCTATCTCTCCCCAACCATTATTAATAATTTCCTTAATTTACATCTTCTCTCATTAATCATTCTACCATCTTCTTTGATGTTAACAACATGACTCTCAAGGGAGGCACCAGCCAAGCTTGTGCTTCGTGCAAGTATCAAAGGAGAAAGTGCTCCTCTGAGTGTCCTCTAGCACCTTACTTCCCTTCTGAACAACCAAAGATGTTCCAAAATGCTCATAAGTTGTTTGGTGTACGCAAGATTCTCAGGATACTTGAGAATCTTGATTATCTCCAGAAGGAGGAAGCCATGCGTTCTATTATTTACCAATCCAATATTCGTGACAGGTTTCCTGTTCATGGCTGTTTGGGCATCATCTATCAACTGCATTTCCAGATTCGGCAGGCGGAAGAAGAGCTCCGTGCTGTCTACGCACACCTTGAGATGTACAGGCAGCATCACCACCATCAGATTGCAGCTTTGACAGAGGATGTTCCCTCGCAATTAGAATTAGGAATGGCACTTCCTCAGCCTTGCTTGGCACAACAGTACTCCTACTCTATTAGCAGTAATATTGGTTACAGCTCTGGTTACTTGGATTCTAATGATAATGTTGGGAATCAGCTTTGGAGTCAACATCCTTATGCTACTAACAGTAACACCAATTACACGCCAATTATTCAGTCTCAGCTAGATGCTTCTCAGCCACTATCTACCCAACAAGAAATTGTTCAAGATTATGATGAGATGCATTCATTTTTTGATACTATTGACGATAGGCAATCATATATAGAAACTAAAGAACCCTATGAGTCCAggtatgttttcctttttcgaTACTGTTGATGATAGGCAATCATAATTCGAagagatatttgtttaaaatgtgTAAAATGTATGGAAAAAATGTGCTAAAAGCTCTTCATCTTACATGTCCTAGCTTAATTTCATACTGGTTTCCATGTATGTTAATTTATGATGCAAATTTTATGATGTATGCATGCAGCTCAGAAGAATCGTTGAAGGACACTACACAATCCATGGAGCATGTTGCAGAGAATGAATTGAAGAGTGCTGCTGCATGTTTCAGTCTTACCAGTGTCAACTGAGTAGGAACTAGATAGCATTTTATTTCAGttatattacaatttttttccctGTAATGGATTCCATAGAGTAAATTCCACAATTTTGAGGttctactttcttttttttattgtttacgAGTCTGAGCATCcatactttgattttattttcgtAAATTATATTCccttaatttgtttgatttcaGCGACAGATCCCATAATCTCTTTCAGTGaatcaatatatattatgaagGTAAACGTTCTCCTATTTGATTACTAGTATGAATTTATTCTTCTTATAGTGACACCTATGAATTGTTGAAGCACCAAGGGATTACTATTTCTCTGATCAAAATATGAAGACACTAAGCACACCACTGCTGTCTATAGCAGCGGAACCGCTGATGTTTCAATGACTGAGTTTTCCAGGTCTTTGAGTAGGTTGTTGTGGTTGCAGGGCAAGTGCATGGCCAGTTCGAGAATTCAGGATTATGGTAGATGGATAATAAAGTGGTCGCTTTGAGTGAAGATGTTATGGTGTAAAGTTCCATGAAACAGATTCAAAAAGACGAGCAAAAGCAAACTTAATTAGTGTTCATCAAATGGGGAGTAGGAACAGGATGAGAAAATACCATGGATGGGATGGGCATTTGCGATATAGCCAATGAAAACGAGCAGCTCCTTTCTTCTCGCAGTCATCACAGAGTATAACCTGCAATCGCAATCACAATCCATCGAAGTGAATCTTTCATAACATTGAGCAAGAACAGTGGGGGAAAGAGCACTATAAACCTGAGTTTGTCCAGAATATTCATCTGGGATTTTCTCTTCAGCCAATAATGCGTCCAACATCTGAAAGCACACCTGAAAGATATTCCAACAATTTAGCCAAGGAAACAAGGAAAGACGTTCTTTACTATATGTTTTGAGATCATATATGTTCCATGTAAAAGGAAGATCAAAATGCGGATAGATCCAAACTTTTAGTAACTTTGGGGAGATGTGTTATGAGAATTATGATGGCATTACCTTACAATCTAAGTCTATAATTATGACACAGTACTGCAATGAAATTCTGATAGACTCTGAAATCTAGCAACTGTAAACCACAGTCACAGCATATATTTGTCTCTTGTTGGGTCTTTCTTCTGTTCCCTCTCATCCATTTTAACATCTTCACCTCAGCTACACTTAGAAAGATGCAGCATATTTGAATTGGGACCACTACAAATAGGACTAAGTTTCCTATGTGTGagactttcatgtttttttgcGCCTATATCAGCACAAATATTCTATTTTGTTGGACAGCATTTGATAAACGAAAATTTGAGT
This window contains:
- the LOC7483450 gene encoding LOB domain-containing protein 27, giving the protein MTLKGGTSQACASCKYQRRKCSSECPLAPYFPSEQPKMFQNAHKLFGVRKILRILENLDYLQKEEAMRSIIYQSNIRDRFPVHGCLGIIYQLHFQIRQAEEELRAVYAHLEMYRQHHHHQIAALTEDVPSQLELGMALPQPCLAQQYSYSISSNIGYSSGYLDSNDNVGNQLWSQHPYATNSNTNYTPIIQSQLDASQPLSTQQEIVQDYDEMHSFFDTIDDRQSYIETKEPYESSSEESLKDTTQSMEHVAENELKSAAACFSLTSVN